One region of Fusobacterium periodonticum 1_1_41FAA genomic DNA includes:
- a CDS encoding glycosyltransferase family 4 protein, whose product MINIWLINQYSYPPGKSNWRRHFDLFKNFSKKDYNIDVICGSFVHDRKEKILNKGEKYRLINSEGIKYHILSGILYKSKIVRMLSMVQFFFKVLFFSKKLRDKPNIIYASSPHPFNGLAGMYLARKYKCPFILEIRDLWPETWVAMGATTKKSILYKVFAYIEKVLYKNADKIVTLTANKDYYISVGVDEKKVEIVSNGVDLEKYDSLVEEKAPIKFLENKFNILYTGAHGTANCLEFIIEVAKLIKNDEIIFNFIGEGEKKEELIKKSEEYNLKNVKFYPPINKNLIPSTLKKGDAMILPVRDEPLYKYGISPNKIYEYFASSKPIIFSGNVANDMVKEANAGISVEAENIDKIKEAVLSLYSMSKEQREVLGKNGRKYVEENYDTKVLSKKIEKIILTLLEDKNV is encoded by the coding sequence ATGATTAATATTTGGTTAATAAATCAATATAGTTATCCTCCTGGGAAAAGTAACTGGAGAAGACATTTTGATTTATTTAAAAACTTTTCAAAAAAAGATTATAATATTGATGTAATATGCGGTTCTTTTGTCCACGATAGAAAAGAAAAAATTTTAAATAAAGGCGAAAAATATAGATTAATAAACAGTGAAGGAATAAAATATCATATTTTATCTGGAATTTTGTATAAAAGTAAAATAGTACGTATGTTATCAATGGTTCAATTTTTTTTCAAAGTTTTGTTTTTTTCAAAAAAGTTAAGAGATAAACCAAATATAATATATGCTTCAAGTCCACACCCTTTCAATGGATTAGCAGGGATGTATCTAGCTAGAAAATATAAATGTCCATTTATATTAGAAATTAGAGATTTATGGCCTGAAACATGGGTTGCAATGGGAGCGACAACAAAAAAAAGTATTTTATATAAAGTATTTGCCTATATAGAAAAAGTTTTGTATAAAAATGCAGATAAAATAGTAACACTCACTGCAAATAAAGATTATTATATTTCAGTAGGAGTAGATGAGAAAAAAGTAGAGATAGTATCAAATGGAGTAGATTTAGAAAAATATGATAGTTTAGTAGAAGAAAAAGCTCCTATTAAGTTTTTAGAAAATAAATTTAATATATTGTACACTGGTGCACATGGAACAGCAAATTGTTTAGAATTTATTATAGAGGTAGCAAAGTTAATAAAAAATGATGAAATAATATTTAATTTTATAGGTGAAGGTGAAAAAAAAGAAGAACTTATAAAGAAATCTGAAGAATATAATTTAAAAAATGTTAAATTTTATCCACCTATAAATAAGAATTTAATTCCAAGCACTTTAAAAAAAGGAGATGCAATGATTTTACCTGTTAGGGATGAACCTTTATATAAATATGGAATTAGTCCTAATAAGATATATGAGTACTTTGCTTCTTCAAAACCAATAATTTTTTCTGGAAATGTTGCAAACGATATGGTAAAAGAAGCTAATGCGGGTATTTCGGTAGAAGCTGAGAATATAGATAAAATAAAGGAAGCAGTATTATCTTTATATAGTATGTCTAAAGAGCAAAGAGAAGTATTAGGAAAAAACGGAAGAAAGTATGTTGAAGAAAATTATGATACAAAGGTTTTATCTAAAAAAATTGAAAAAATAATTTTAACTTTATTGGAGGATAAAAATGTATAA
- a CDS encoding UDP-3-O-(3-hydroxymyristoyl)glucosamine N-acyltransferase: MNNIFKYNILNIDKNYNFYLYGVSTALNPLNNTLIFVNKNKTEYLEKLSIIKEAVIILLSDVEKEKISKISNSNLIIFSKNPRLEYAKLLYKILKEVGYYNPKNYYLKDGYYYGKNLKLGENIIIEPFVRIGNNVEIGNNTIIKSGTIINDNVKIGRNCYIRENSVIGGEGFGIETDIDGKTYRIPHVGGVEIGNNVEVGALTTVCSGTIEKTIIKDYVKIDDHVHVAHNVVLEEGVLIVAGTVIGGSTKIGKNSRTAPNTAIKNGLKIGSNVVMGMSARVNENLPDNIIVTNEKADTLENIKKYSKYKKDLLEKI; this comes from the coding sequence ATGAATAATATATTTAAATATAATATCTTAAATATAGATAAAAATTATAATTTTTATCTATATGGAGTATCAACTGCTTTGAATCCATTAAACAACACTTTAATTTTTGTTAATAAAAATAAAACTGAATATTTAGAAAAATTATCAATTATAAAAGAAGCAGTAATTATACTTTTATCTGATGTAGAAAAAGAAAAAATTTCTAAAATATCAAACTCTAATTTAATTATATTTTCAAAAAATCCAAGACTTGAATATGCAAAACTTTTATATAAAATACTAAAAGAAGTAGGATATTATAATCCTAAAAATTATTATCTAAAAGATGGATATTATTATGGTAAAAATTTAAAACTGGGAGAAAATATAATAATAGAGCCTTTTGTAAGAATAGGTAATAATGTCGAAATAGGTAATAATACAATTATAAAATCAGGGACTATTATAAATGATAACGTAAAAATAGGAAGAAACTGTTACATTAGGGAAAATTCTGTTATAGGTGGAGAGGGATTTGGAATTGAAACTGATATAGATGGGAAAACTTATAGAATACCTCATGTGGGTGGGGTAGAAATAGGTAATAATGTAGAAGTTGGAGCATTAACAACAGTATGTTCAGGAACAATAGAAAAAACAATAATTAAAGACTATGTAAAAATAGATGACCATGTTCATGTAGCACATAATGTGGTATTGGAAGAAGGAGTTTTAATTGTTGCAGGGACAGTAATTGGAGGAAGTACAAAAATAGGTAAAAATTCAAGAACAGCTCCAAATACAGCTATAAAAAATGGATTAAAAATAGGAAGTAATGTTGTTATGGGAATGTCAGCAAGAGTAAATGAGAACTTGCCTGATAATATTATTGTAACAAATGAAAAGGCTGATACTTTAGAAAATATAAAGAAGTATTCAAAGTATAAAAAAGATTTATTAGAAAAAATATAG